The Candidatus Zixiibacteriota bacterium genome has a segment encoding these proteins:
- a CDS encoding DegT/DnrJ/EryC1/StrS family aminotransferase — TKPGQFPGAEKYYSRALSLPMYPELTHDDCERIVKELAAVLGESGRAV, encoded by the coding sequence ACTAAACCGGGGCAGTTCCCCGGAGCGGAAAAATACTATTCACGGGCACTGAGCCTGCCGATGTATCCCGAGCTGACCCACGACGATTGCGAGCGCATTGTCAAGGAACTGGCGGCGGTGCTCGGCGAAAGCGGGCGGGCCGTCTGA